In Bacillus sp. NP247, one DNA window encodes the following:
- a CDS encoding serine hydrolase, whose amino-acid sequence MKIAEKLDCIIKEEYKNINGMLVMQKGNVVFENYYNGYGPDDAFHVASVTKTIISALIGICIDKGYIKSVNQKVIEFFPEYNLKESEVTVRHLLTMTAPYPFVDWQEPLEELCTQQDWVQYTLNRIGQGGEIGSFKYSSAGAHLLSAIITSVTGKSAREFANEYLFQQIGMREIPNYNMKAFGFDDLFGKDVKGWVHDPNGISTGGWGLTLTVKDMVKFGRLYLSEGMHNGKQILSKSWVKESTAMNSNRYGYLWWLREEDGIFSYCAMGDGGNVICCVPEKELVVAIASEIVPEARDRWRLIKECIFPNLIVL is encoded by the coding sequence ATGAAAATTGCTGAAAAGTTAGATTGCATTATAAAAGAAGAATACAAAAATATAAATGGTATGTTAGTAATGCAGAAAGGTAATGTTGTTTTTGAAAACTATTATAATGGTTACGGTCCAGATGATGCATTTCATGTAGCGTCAGTCACAAAAACGATAATCTCTGCGTTAATTGGAATATGTATAGATAAAGGATATATCAAAAGTGTTAATCAAAAAGTAATAGAGTTTTTTCCTGAATATAATCTTAAAGAATCTGAAGTAACAGTTCGGCATCTACTTACAATGACAGCTCCATATCCTTTTGTAGATTGGCAGGAACCGTTAGAAGAACTATGTACACAACAGGATTGGGTGCAGTATACGCTAAATAGAATCGGACAAGGCGGAGAAATCGGATCTTTTAAATATTCATCTGCAGGTGCTCATTTACTATCAGCAATTATTACGAGTGTAACAGGGAAAAGTGCTCGTGAATTTGCGAATGAATACCTATTCCAGCAAATCGGTATGAGAGAAATTCCAAACTACAATATGAAAGCATTTGGATTCGATGACTTATTCGGAAAAGATGTGAAAGGATGGGTTCACGATCCAAACGGTATTTCGACGGGTGGATGGGGACTTACGTTAACAGTTAAAGATATGGTGAAGTTTGGACGTTTATATTTGAGTGAAGGTATGCATAATGGAAAGCAAATTCTTTCAAAATCATGGGTAAAAGAATCAACAGCAATGAATTCAAATCGATATGGTTACTTATGGTGGTTACGAGAGGAAGATGGAATCTTTTCATACTGTGCAATGGGCGATGGTGGGAATGTGATTTGTTGTGTACCGGAGAAGGAACTGGTGGTGGCGATTGCATCTGAAATTGTACCGGAAGCGCGGGATAGATGGAGGTTAATCAAAGAGTGTATATTTCCTAATTTAATAGTTTTATGA
- a CDS encoding ABC transporter ATP-binding protein, which yields MSLIVLKDIKKVYSNKNHNTFALNGINLTINKGEIIAIMGRSGSGKSTLLNVIGLIDMPNEGEYTLNEKTLTEIRANKVHKTRNEMIGFIFQYFALLKEHSVLDNVALPLTYRKLKQRERENKAKFYLEKVGLKEHMHKTPDELSGGQQQRVAIARALVGEPELILADEPTGNLDRKTGEEIMNLLLQLNEEGRTIIIVTHDIEVANKCNRIIELVDGEVVRS from the coding sequence ATGAGTTTAATTGTATTGAAAGACATTAAGAAGGTGTATAGTAACAAGAACCATAATACGTTCGCGTTAAACGGTATAAACTTAACGATAAATAAGGGCGAAATTATAGCGATAATGGGTCGATCAGGGTCGGGGAAAAGTACGCTATTAAATGTTATAGGATTAATTGATATGCCAAATGAGGGTGAATATACGTTAAATGAAAAAACATTAACTGAAATTAGAGCAAATAAAGTTCATAAAACAAGAAATGAAATGATTGGATTTATTTTTCAATATTTTGCGTTGTTAAAAGAACATAGTGTACTGGATAATGTAGCACTACCACTAACGTATAGAAAGCTAAAGCAACGTGAAAGAGAAAATAAGGCGAAGTTCTATTTAGAAAAAGTAGGTTTAAAAGAACATATGCATAAAACACCGGACGAGCTATCAGGTGGACAACAGCAGCGCGTCGCAATTGCTAGAGCGTTAGTAGGTGAACCAGAATTAATATTGGCTGATGAACCGACAGGGAATTTAGATAGAAAAACAGGAGAAGAAATTATGAATTTGCTATTACAACTGAATGAAGAAGGACGAACGATTATTATTGTAACGCATGA
- a CDS encoding SDR family oxidoreductase, with product MRLKGKVAIVTGAASGMGKAIAEGYAKEGAKVVVSDLNLEGAQHVVQGIKATGAEAIVVQTNVTSEEDVQRLFDETKQAYGKLDILVNNAGIMDGMEPVGEVSDGRWEKVFSVNTVSVMKTMRIAVNLFLEQGHGTIVNNISAGGLYGARAGAAYTASKHAVVGLTKNTAFMYANNNIRCNGIAPGAVITNIASTMTNMSEFGASRQALGMAINPRAGQPEEVAQLAIFLGSDEASFVNGQVISVDGGWTSY from the coding sequence ATGAGATTAAAAGGTAAAGTAGCAATTGTCACTGGTGCTGCGTCAGGCATGGGGAAAGCAATTGCAGAAGGTTATGCAAAAGAAGGAGCAAAAGTCGTTGTATCAGACTTAAACTTAGAAGGGGCTCAACATGTAGTACAAGGAATTAAAGCTACAGGTGCAGAGGCCATAGTTGTTCAAACAAACGTTACCTCCGAGGAAGATGTTCAACGTCTTTTCGATGAAACAAAACAAGCTTACGGGAAATTAGATATTCTTGTTAATAATGCAGGTATCATGGATGGAATGGAGCCTGTTGGTGAAGTTTCAGACGGACGCTGGGAGAAGGTTTTTTCTGTGAATACAGTATCTGTAATGAAAACAATGCGTATTGCAGTGAATCTATTCTTGGAACAAGGACACGGTACGATCGTCAATAATATTTCTGCAGGTGGATTATACGGTGCACGTGCTGGTGCTGCTTACACAGCATCTAAACATGCAGTCGTTGGCCTAACAAAAAACACTGCCTTTATGTATGCGAACAACAACATCCGTTGTAACGGTATCGCTCCTGGAGCAGTCATAACAAACATTGCTTCTACAATGACAAATATGAGCGAATTTGGTGCGAGCCGCCAAGCATTAGGTATGGCAATTAATCCACGTGCTGGACAACCAGAAGAAGTTGCACAACTGGCTATCTTCTTAGGATCAGACGAAGCTAGTTTTGTAAACGGACAAGTGATTTCTGTAGACGGCGGCTGGACTTCATATTAA
- a CDS encoding ABC transporter permease → MNLVLKEIVVNKTIFIMLFIGFVLTIWPILIAMSTRDYYDEKFYDSKNGYFNYYYSVQLTNMGEINFEQFQTLVESDFKNASVITNDIRITIPDIGHVIMNGLLNKNWSPPLLKGSQMGQDEKNSVVVGKKIYKDMETIKLFNKEYTVKGVAGENTGYEYNIKIYVSLNDMPDEVKQMIQKDNTFQMIVRSNENPIKEIETFIQHMKQNNKDINAKVISEKENYEKEKNSSEAVEELLSFPYRLLCIALITSIIVSYYWIYTKKKSLSLRKALGASNVNLFIFIFSQLFLCAITASACAICIQWIFSILSENIIEFTSYSISLQSTHIVMCVFLSLTIAFILSVIPFVYVLKSEPAKALKE, encoded by the coding sequence ATGAATCTAGTATTAAAAGAAATAGTGGTGAACAAAACAATATTCATTATGTTATTTATTGGATTTGTATTGACAATATGGCCAATCCTGATCGCAATGTCGACGCGAGATTATTATGATGAGAAATTTTATGATAGTAAAAATGGTTATTTTAATTATTACTATTCTGTTCAACTTACTAATATGGGGGAAATCAATTTCGAACAATTTCAGACGTTAGTAGAATCTGATTTTAAAAACGCTAGTGTTATTACAAATGATATTCGTATTACTATTCCGGATATCGGCCACGTAATAATGAATGGTCTCCTTAATAAAAATTGGTCTCCACCTTTGCTAAAAGGTTCTCAGATGGGACAAGATGAAAAAAATAGTGTAGTAGTGGGGAAGAAAATTTATAAGGATATGGAAACAATAAAATTATTTAATAAGGAATATACAGTTAAAGGCGTAGCTGGAGAAAATACTGGATATGAGTATAATATTAAAATTTACGTCTCTCTAAATGACATGCCAGATGAAGTGAAACAGATGATACAAAAAGATAATACATTCCAAATGATTGTTCGTTCTAACGAAAACCCTATCAAGGAAATAGAAACTTTCATACAGCATATGAAACAGAACAATAAAGATATAAATGCCAAAGTGATTAGTGAAAAAGAGAACTATGAGAAGGAAAAAAACTCAAGTGAAGCCGTAGAAGAGTTACTCAGTTTTCCATATAGGCTTTTATGTATAGCTTTAATTACCAGTATAATAGTAAGTTATTATTGGATTTATACGAAGAAAAAAAGTTTGTCGTTAAGGAAAGCTTTGGGAGCAAGTAATGTAAATCTTTTTATTTTTATATTTAGTCAATTATTTTTATGTGCAATCACTGCATCAGCCTGTGCAATATGCATACAATGGATTTTTAGCATTTTGAGTGAAAATATTATAGAGTTTACAAGTTATAGTATTAGTTTACAGTCTACTCATATTGTAATGTGTGTATTTCTTTCACTTACTATAGCTTTCATCCTCTCTGTAATACCATTTGTATATGTGCTTAAAAGTGAACCTGCTAAAGCATTAAAGGAGTAA
- a CDS encoding DUF3980 domain-containing protein, translating into MINRKCSRCKEITGTLHGGKKFNEEFLCEDCLQKGIASGEIELSQVEEKQTSYLSIKILKIMSVIYLIVSIITAFSAGALIQDPGLGGISFSITGAVGVMVIGSIFQSVLVFSGIWVFILLVETVIKIYEKMK; encoded by the coding sequence ATGATAAATCGAAAATGTTCACGATGTAAAGAAATAACAGGTACATTGCATGGTGGTAAAAAATTTAATGAAGAATTTTTATGTGAGGACTGCTTGCAAAAAGGAATTGCGAGCGGGGAGATCGAATTATCACAAGTGGAAGAAAAACAAACTTCGTATCTTTCTATAAAAATATTAAAAATAATGAGTGTTATTTATTTAATAGTATCTATTATAACTGCTTTTTCTGCTGGAGCACTTATACAGGATCCAGGGCTTGGTGGAATATCATTTTCAATAACAGGTGCAGTTGGTGTTATGGTAATTGGATCGATATTCCAGTCTGTTCTTGTATTTTCAGGTATTTGGGTATTCATTCTTTTAGTCGAAACGGTTATTAAAATATATGAAAAAATGAAGTGA
- a CDS encoding ABC transporter permease codes for MMRIKSAFIALKKRFLFSVLLLIQITFGLATITSSINVFYNLHHLNDKSSSVLNVDKTYLVTFEMTTDRLQSNQFNKEKIQAVYNTIHQNKDVISYGTYEERVIEIESSNRPFQNSMITDLKHKTFHDERPTIKTIFADENYYKMLGLPLKPEEGFSHDDFQKNSEEKTKVLMGSYFKKYFQVGDTINNQYTITGFLPENKFIVNNNTTNTYLKLDYAMIMPMSFDRFEKYEAMFLRLHQSTVLYLQKGADVKKLEESIQLKGNGGTFPLKSLGDEINEDVTLNGYSEIPQLIVGILFIVFSIVGIVVTTIVSILMRKREFGIKIAFGESKFGMFIQIVLENIVVAITGLGMSIAYFSWRYGVLLQMSKDLKEATVLDFKLDMPILFLVFLFLLLIIIVSNVIVFLFIRKLEPKTLIGGME; via the coding sequence ATGATGAGAATAAAAAGTGCGTTCATAGCATTAAAAAAGAGATTTCTATTTTCCGTACTTCTTCTAATACAGATTACATTTGGATTAGCAACTATAACGAGTTCAATTAATGTATTTTATAATTTACACCATCTAAACGATAAATCCAGCTCGGTATTAAATGTGGATAAAACATATTTAGTTACTTTTGAAATGACGACAGATAGATTACAAAGCAATCAATTTAATAAAGAGAAAATTCAAGCGGTTTATAATACAATTCATCAAAATAAAGATGTGATTTCGTATGGTACATACGAGGAGCGAGTTATTGAAATAGAGTCAAGTAATAGACCATTTCAAAACAGTATGATTACTGATTTGAAACATAAAACGTTTCACGATGAAAGACCTACCATTAAAACAATTTTTGCAGATGAAAATTACTATAAAATGTTAGGTTTACCTTTAAAACCTGAAGAAGGTTTCTCGCATGATGACTTTCAAAAAAATAGTGAAGAAAAAACAAAAGTTTTAATGGGTTCTTACTTTAAGAAATATTTTCAAGTTGGGGATACAATTAATAATCAATATACAATTACAGGATTTTTGCCAGAAAATAAATTTATCGTAAATAATAATACGACGAACACATATTTGAAGTTGGATTACGCAATGATAATGCCTATGTCATTTGATAGATTTGAAAAATATGAAGCAATGTTTTTAAGGCTACATCAAAGTACAGTGTTATACTTACAAAAAGGTGCAGATGTAAAGAAACTAGAAGAATCAATTCAACTTAAAGGAAACGGCGGTACGTTTCCTTTAAAAAGTTTAGGTGATGAAATAAATGAAGATGTTACTCTTAACGGCTATTCTGAAATACCTCAACTTATAGTAGGAATCTTATTCATTGTATTCTCGATCGTCGGAATTGTAGTAACGACCATTGTTTCTATCTTGATGAGAAAGCGGGAATTTGGTATAAAAATAGCTTTTGGCGAAAGTAAATTTGGTATGTTTATTCAAATTGTTTTAGAGAACATTGTTGTAGCAATAACTGGCTTAGGAATGTCAATAGCTTACTTTTCATGGAGGTATGGGGTTCTATTACAAATGTCGAAGGATTTAAAGGAAGCAACGGTATTAGACTTTAAATTGGATATGCCTATATTGTTTTTAGTATTTCTTTTCTTATTATTGATTATCATTGTCTCAAATGTAATTGTCTTCTTATTTATTAGAAAGCTTGAACCAAAAACATTAATAGGTGGGATGGAATAA
- a CDS encoding NUDIX hydrolase, with protein MISKPTFGSKNPTVHYVLRPSCYAVIFNPVTSNIAVIQNRERYFLPGGGMEGTETKEACLHRELLEKLGWAIEIDQYIGNAARYFYAEKEGTYYLNDGFFYIANMVHKQTENCGEDHILRWMSPSLAIEHLIHDHQKWAVEQALLLQKQK; from the coding sequence ATGATTTCAAAACCCACATTTGGTTCTAAAAATCCCACCGTTCATTATGTATTACGGCCGAGTTGCTATGCGGTTATTTTCAATCCAGTTACTTCAAACATAGCTGTCATTCAAAATAGAGAACGTTATTTTTTACCAGGTGGCGGTATGGAAGGTACGGAAACAAAAGAAGCATGTCTACATCGTGAATTACTAGAGAAATTAGGATGGGCAATTGAAATTGATCAATATATCGGTAATGCAGCGCGATATTTTTATGCAGAAAAAGAAGGTACATATTATTTAAACGATGGGTTCTTTTACATTGCGAACATGGTACATAAGCAAACCGAAAACTGTGGGGAGGATCATATTTTAAGGTGGATGTCTCCATCGCTTGCTATAGAACATTTAATTCATGATCATCAAAAATGGGCCGTTGAACAAGCACTTTTATTGCAAAAACAAAAATGA
- a CDS encoding GNAT family N-acetyltransferase, whose amino-acid sequence MRVRNIQGEDYEKIHSVLNDWWGGRDMASMLPKLFFVHFQETSFIIEEDGKTLGFLCGFFSQTHKDEAYVHFIGVNPKYRRKGIATTLYSYFFDVARASNRKVVKAITSPVNKKSIQFHQEIGFQIEAGDDEIEGVSVHTNYDGNGGSRVLFLKNV is encoded by the coding sequence ATGCGAGTAAGAAACATTCAAGGGGAAGATTATGAAAAGATTCATTCTGTATTAAATGATTGGTGGGGCGGGAGAGATATGGCTAGTATGTTGCCAAAATTGTTCTTCGTTCACTTCCAAGAAACGAGTTTTATCATTGAAGAAGATGGAAAAACGTTAGGTTTCTTATGTGGATTCTTTTCACAAACGCATAAAGATGAAGCATACGTTCATTTTATCGGCGTAAATCCAAAGTATAGAAGAAAAGGAATCGCAACGACATTGTATTCTTATTTCTTTGATGTCGCTCGTGCAAGCAACCGTAAAGTTGTAAAAGCAATCACGTCACCAGTTAATAAAAAATCGATACAATTTCATCAAGAAATCGGCTTTCAAATTGAAGCTGGAGATGATGAAATAGAAGGTGTATCCGTACATACAAATTATGATGGTAATGGCGGGAGTAGAGTTTTATTTTTAAAAAATGTATAA
- a CDS encoding GyrI-like domain-containing protein yields the protein MESSQSRNEYIRRIYKVQDYIESNINDSLSIEELANVAGFSKFHFHRIFKGIVDEPLSRYVNRLKLERATNLLTYRTDMTITDIAYHFGFTDSAVFSRTFKNYYGVSPSNYRNHNSKNCKDVREGSQYNVGKKVRGEVEIVTADTVNVAYIRHVGTYKDLAIAFPKMIEKLFHYALEQKYHVFEDTKVLTIYHDHHEFTEDYQLRTSLCITIPDESAVGTSDIGIMVIPSGKYAVGRFEIHQDEYKGAWDFLYGEWLPNSGYKPRDSYPFEVYRNDPRQHPEHKHIVDIYVPIEPF from the coding sequence ATGGAGAGTTCTCAAAGTAGAAATGAGTACATAAGACGCATATATAAAGTTCAAGATTATATAGAATCAAACATAAATGATTCACTTTCAATTGAAGAGTTAGCCAATGTAGCAGGCTTTTCAAAGTTTCATTTTCATAGAATCTTTAAAGGGATAGTGGATGAACCATTATCTCGGTATGTGAATCGCTTGAAACTAGAAAGGGCAACAAATCTACTTACATATCGCACAGACATGACGATAACAGATATCGCGTATCATTTTGGGTTTACAGATTCAGCTGTTTTCTCTCGTACATTTAAAAATTATTACGGAGTAAGTCCGTCAAACTATAGAAATCACAATAGCAAGAATTGCAAAGACGTTAGGGAAGGTTCTCAATACAATGTAGGTAAGAAGGTTCGAGGAGAGGTCGAAATTGTTACAGCGGATACCGTAAACGTTGCATACATACGACATGTAGGTACATATAAAGACTTAGCTATAGCTTTTCCAAAAATGATAGAAAAACTATTTCATTACGCATTGGAGCAAAAATACCATGTATTTGAGGATACGAAAGTATTAACAATTTACCACGATCATCATGAATTTACAGAAGACTATCAGTTAAGAACAAGTCTATGTATAACAATTCCGGATGAGTCCGCAGTAGGAACGAGCGACATTGGAATAATGGTAATACCTTCAGGCAAGTATGCGGTAGGTCGTTTTGAAATACACCAAGATGAATATAAAGGAGCATGGGATTTCTTATACGGTGAATGGCTGCCAAATAGCGGATATAAACCGAGAGATTCGTACCCTTTTGAAGTATATAGAAATGATCCAAGGCAGCATCCCGAACATAAACATATAGTTGATATATATGTACCTATCGAACCTTTTTAA
- a CDS encoding CPBP family intramembrane glutamic endopeptidase, producing MININKKIVYHSIFYIYSLTSFFYIFLLNIENGRNYLGFTMVVPLLAVILYQKAYKKQEIFHTFGISRPTLKSLIFSILFPLLLGLCLHFYFYIYNIRFLFNHCNELVFLLLIGLTIAALSAFLEEIIWRGNSHYYLRKKYSLIQTAIITASLWSLWHLPVAIFYKNYEFWFVGILSYLALLFILSIILTYTREYGRSVVSPAILHGMFNVFYLTDVAQNKWDASLIELIKFILLAIVLGMMYLIHHKVKE from the coding sequence GTGATAAATATTAATAAAAAGATAGTTTATCATTCAATATTTTACATTTATTCTCTCACATCGTTCTTTTATATCTTTTTGCTAAACATAGAAAATGGTCGTAATTATTTGGGTTTTACGATGGTTGTTCCGTTGTTAGCCGTTATTTTATATCAAAAAGCATATAAGAAACAAGAAATTTTTCATACATTTGGCATTTCACGTCCAACATTAAAATCACTAATTTTCTCCATTTTATTCCCACTACTTCTAGGTCTATGTCTCCATTTCTATTTTTATATTTATAATATAAGGTTTTTATTTAATCACTGTAATGAATTGGTATTTCTTTTACTTATTGGTCTTACAATTGCAGCTTTGTCTGCATTTTTAGAGGAAATTATTTGGCGCGGGAATTCCCATTATTATTTACGAAAAAAATATTCATTAATACAAACCGCAATAATTACAGCTTCATTGTGGTCTTTATGGCATTTACCAGTAGCAATCTTTTATAAAAATTATGAGTTTTGGTTTGTAGGAATATTAAGTTATCTCGCTTTATTATTTATATTATCTATAATTTTGACGTACACGAGAGAATATGGTCGTTCTGTAGTATCACCCGCAATCTTACATGGGATGTTTAATGTATTTTATTTAACGGATGTAGCGCAAAATAAGTGGGATGCTAGCCTAATAGAATTAATTAAATTTATCTTACTAGCAATTGTGCTCGGCATGATGTACCTTATACATCACAAAGTTAAAGAATAG
- a CDS encoding TetR-like C-terminal domain-containing protein: MRTDIRIVKTKEALHNALLELLTEKTLEVISISEVCRKAKINRGTFYLHYKQVEDLFEEYFKEITADLTRSYQEPYRYVSVLKTSKLDPSTIRIFHHIEKYKSFYRIVFSKKVPLMYYYLFFEEIKHLLLQDKEALLKEGVNHSLYCSYQANAIIGIIIEWYQHDFSYSTSYLNDQLVQFLNMGVDG, translated from the coding sequence ATGCGTACAGATATACGTATTGTGAAAACAAAAGAGGCGTTACATAACGCATTGTTAGAATTATTAACCGAAAAAACTTTAGAAGTCATCTCCATCTCGGAAGTTTGCAGAAAAGCAAAAATAAATCGTGGTACATTTTACTTGCATTATAAACAAGTAGAAGATTTATTTGAGGAGTATTTTAAAGAAATTACAGCAGATTTGACACGGTCTTATCAAGAACCTTATCGCTATGTATCAGTATTGAAAACTAGTAAATTAGATCCTTCTACAATTCGGATTTTTCATCATATCGAAAAATACAAATCATTCTACAGAATTGTTTTTTCCAAAAAGGTTCCTTTAATGTACTATTATTTATTTTTTGAGGAAATAAAGCATTTGTTACTTCAAGATAAAGAAGCTTTGCTTAAAGAAGGCGTGAACCATTCACTTTATTGTTCCTACCAAGCAAATGCGATTATTGGCATCATTATTGAGTGGTATCAACATGATTTTTCTTATAGTACAAGTTATTTAAATGATCAGCTTGTTCAATTTTTAAATATGGGAGTAGACGGTTAA
- a CDS encoding transposase domain-containing protein, which yields MYSVVKIAKESNLNPYYYLLYLFETLPNIDLNNEEEIDKVLPWSTDLPSRCRVPK from the coding sequence ATGTATAGTGTGGTTAAAATCGCAAAAGAGAGCAATTTAAATCCTTATTATTATCTTCTTTATTTGTTTGAAACACTCCCAAATATCGATTTAAACAATGAAGAAGAAATTGATAAAGTCTTGCCGTGGTCAACAGATTTACCGTCTAGATGCAGAGTGCCGAAGTAA
- a CDS encoding SDR family oxidoreductase, protein MKILILGGTRFLGRAFVEEALKRGHEVTLFNRGTNKEIFPYVEQLIGDRNDDVSRLENRKWDAVVDTCGFSPHHIRNVGEVLKDNVKHYIFISSLSVYKDWIPHHIKEDYILQPEPTSNQMKAVENGEISPYEYYGALKVLCEKEAEKYWPGRVLHVRAGLLSGMFDYTDRLPYWVQRVAKGGKVLVPGRKDRPVQLVDIKDVASFGLNMAENNKAGTFNITGPNDELTMEELLNVCKKVTNSDAEFVWVDESFMNENKVQPWTEMPLWLPETFLLEGETKPWKGGFSICVENAVKAGLTFRRLEDTVTDVHDWIKSMDEWELKAGISGEKEKRLLEKWY, encoded by the coding sequence ATGAAAATTCTAATACTAGGTGGCACACGATTTTTAGGAAGAGCATTTGTAGAAGAGGCTTTAAAAAGAGGGCATGAAGTTACATTATTCAACCGTGGAACAAACAAAGAAATTTTTCCTTACGTAGAGCAGTTAATCGGTGACAGAAATGATGATGTTTCAAGATTAGAAAATCGAAAATGGGACGCGGTAGTCGACACGTGTGGGTTTTCTCCGCATCACATTAGGAATGTTGGAGAAGTATTAAAGGATAATGTTAAGCACTATATATTCATCTCAAGTCTTTCCGTATATAAAGATTGGATCCCGCATCACATAAAAGAAGACTATATATTACAACCAGAACCGACGAGTAATCAAATGAAGGCTGTAGAGAATGGTGAAATATCTCCGTATGAGTATTATGGTGCGCTTAAAGTATTATGCGAAAAAGAGGCAGAGAAGTATTGGCCAGGGCGTGTTTTACATGTAAGAGCAGGACTTCTTTCAGGAATGTTTGATTATACAGATCGCCTTCCATACTGGGTTCAGCGTGTAGCAAAAGGTGGAAAAGTGTTAGTACCAGGAAGAAAAGACCGTCCAGTACAGTTAGTTGATATAAAAGATGTTGCGAGCTTTGGACTAAACATGGCAGAAAATAATAAAGCCGGTACATTCAATATAACAGGTCCAAATGATGAATTGACGATGGAAGAGCTATTAAATGTGTGTAAAAAGGTTACGAATAGCGATGCTGAATTCGTTTGGGTAGATGAGTCATTTATGAATGAAAATAAAGTGCAGCCTTGGACAGAGATGCCTTTATGGCTTCCCGAAACTTTTTTGTTAGAAGGTGAAACGAAGCCGTGGAAAGGTGGGTTTTCTATTTGTGTCGAGAATGCTGTTAAAGCAGGGCTTACTTTTAGAAGGTTAGAAGATACTGTTACAGACGTGCATGACTGGATAAAGAGTATGGACGAATGGGAATTAAAAGCAGGTATTTCAGGCGAGAAGGAGAAGAGGTTGTTAGAAAAGTGGTATTAA